In Solanum lycopersicum chromosome 3, SLM_r2.1, the genomic stretch agtttttttttgttaaaatgtgTGCTTGAAGCCAAATGTGTTTTTCTTAAATTGTATCAGTTTTATTTCGGTTAGAAGCAGGCAACTTTTGatcaacatatttatttttagtcgacggtatttgttaaaaaattgtgttcttttccttttcatttatttgttttatttttctttttgatttgttaCTTCCTTCTCCCATTATAtatgtcacttttttttttgtacgaaatgatataatttttccCTTCAATccttatttaatgttttcttaactcaactttataataaataataaatacattttcaagattaattcAAGGATATAATAGGCAAAATATGATAACTtttgcataaattttataaaataataagtattgtggttcatttatttataaaaagagatgacatataaaatgcAACGgagtgaaaatatataaaaacgcttacaaatattttgattatatatttaaaaattacaacaatgattaacaacttaaaatatttttaaattatataaaaaaaattgataacatCCTTTTCTCCTCTTTATGTTCACTAATACCACACACTTTCATATTGAAATACACATATAAACCAAACAGAAAGGTGAACAAcaagaaatttatatatatcaagGATTTATTCTTaagaattaaaatgaaaaatcaaaataaaacacCTCCCACAAAGTATaacatcattatttattttcactatgtcattattatttatactatgaaaaaaaaaatatttttatgcctTCCTGAACACAATCTTGAAAACCGGCCGGTTCACAGCCAAATGCCTCGATCCATTTTCCGCTGTTAAAATACCAATATACCCACACAGCAATCTTGGACAAATAAAAGAACACCCTGTAGCTCTAGGACAATATTGTAAAGCATAAGCATCTTCATATTTCTGAATCGTAAATAAACTCGTAGACGTGCCATTTTCCGATCCACCCTTAATTCCACCAGTAGTCACAATCCCATCTTCAATTTTCCAAACAGTCGATACATTACAAATCGATACGTACCTCTGCGCTgcgaattttatatttatgtcttcATTTTCATCGATTACTAAACCCGCGCTAGAATTCACCATCAAGAATTTCAACGGGATGCCTAAACTTTGAGAATTTCGGGCTTGAAAAACATCGAGGGGGCAGCTCCCGTTTTCGCCTTTGGCTAGCGTTAGGCCACCACCACTGCCCGCGGAGGCCGCGGGCAATATGTAGTAGGTGTACCCCGGACGGACTTGTTCATTATTAGTATCGAGAACCGGTTCGGATTTTATTGTTTGAAATAAGGTAAAGTAGAGGAAGCAAGAAAGTAATAAAATCTTCATAATTagtgttgtttttattaatggGGAAATTGTTTACTATATTTATATAGAGGTGGATGTTGAATTTTGTATACAAATTACGGTGGCTGTCATCAATTTGAATTTTGCTTTTTTCATATGTTTGAAAAATTGAATGTCTAATTTAGTTATGTTGGTAGAGAAAAGTCTAAAGAATTGAATTTTCTTAAAGTTTGGCATTCCGTAAGGAAAACTACATTTGAATGGTTTTTGCATAGAGAGGAAGTCATGTAAAGATCTAGAATGTAGATGGATTTAGAAAATAATCCTATGTGCTTTTTCAATTGTCAACTAAAAgatagagaaaagaaaaaagaaatttttgacttttaagGATCGCGTTTAGATCAGAATTGAAATAGGGTATTTTAAACAAATTAGTAAAATCTCAATTctcattatatatacataaaataatttaacttattgtTAAAGTGTAAatgcaaaaattaataattttactattGATAAATATctctaattaaatataaaacgAAACAATACTCTATCTCTTGTACTAAACGACTTCATCGTATAAGGGAAAAGAAGCGGACAGTAATATTACTAGATGACTATTCGtacaatttaagaaaatatataaaagatttaTTAAGCTTCTGATTTAAacattttgttatatttctCTGGTCGTATTAAAGCAGAGtcaatttaatacaattatttgCCTAAAGGCAACTTATAATAAGAAATCATTAAATATCTTTAAcaaatttcatttactttttttttttttgaattcactcttttaatttgtttgaattGCAAAGCTATAAAGTTATTCTTGTAACGAttgtcataaattttaaaaattaaaaataaataattttataagacCTTAATTGATTATAATACTAAcagtaattataattttttttaaaaatgtgtgcggtaacaagaacaaaaaataaaaaataaaaaaaaataaaaccaacCGGGTAAgtttatgtaattaattaatgagaaaTAGAAATACTTAACCTAATTTGCTCACTCATTTTAATGACCcgcagaaaagaaaaaaatttgaaaaatttccatttatgattattaaaaaattatttattatatgaaattaaatacaatttcaagtcttttttatatagaaatttaCAATTATCTTTCCTAATGACATAAAAATGCTTAAatcttttttctatattatcAAGTTTTTAATTCTAACATATCGAGATATactaaattttaattctttggAAAAAGTTTTCTTACTCAACCAAACTACTATTACATGTTTCTCTTATACAGTCGTGAGATTAGGAAATAGGGATGTAGTTTTAAAAAACTTAAGCTTTTCGTTAAAAGATAGTAGAACTTTAAATcaaattacttaaaattaattgtataccaataaaatattttagaataaaaatcaACATATTGTATTGCAACAAATGCCTAACATTGAAAGTTATAAACTATAAACACATAAAGAactaattacatatttaaattaatattttgagaTCTTAAAATCGAGTATTACCTTGAAGTAATTAtagttattaaatatttattactcATATCACCCCTTTATTATATCTACCGTTGACATATTTCAGGTTAAAATTCCATTGATactcaaaagaaatataattaacaaattaaattgttatattttatcttaGTTGATATTAATAACaagctattatatttgtttttatttaagtaaatttgaATCTTATCATACAAATATTGTTAAAGATACTATACACCTGAGAGATTTGAGGTGTTGCGAATGGTATGAAATCAGGACTCAAAGATTGAGAATAGTATTTTTCTACTACAACAATtgaatattcatatatatgtaagTTGAATCATATAGCAACATAAAATGTCGATAGTTTTGACTTAGATAGTGGTATTAATTTAGTCGGATTCAATTCATTATAGAAGAGGCTAAAGAAATTCAAGTTGTTGTAGGAGGTTCCAAAGTTACATTTGGCTACACTAATAGAAAGATTCGATCCATCGACAAGTAGTTAGAGCAGTTGTACATAAAGCTTGCAAATAAcacaaataatttcttttcGATAAGAAACgtcaaaaaaattaagttattttttaagaaattaaaatttaatggtGGTATCAATATCTGTTGTGGAATTCAATCCATTGAATGATAGATCTAAGAGAGAAGCATCAATTTGAAATGACATAATTGCCTGCTAGAACTCCTAGCTAAAAAACTTTTATCAATATTGAGATATTCAACGATGAATCTGGTATCATCGATGAAGAGGAAGTGTATAGTAACTTCGAAGCTACTTCAATGCCTCTTTGTTTCACCATCTTTAGAAATGTCCGTTATTTCAACTTTCCTATTTGATTGTCACTTTCGTATTTTGTTTCATTTGGCTCTggtttcttttgtattttgtttaatttgggTTTGTTCGTTAATGAAGGAAACACttcataagaagaagaagaaacgcaactaagaagaagaagaaagtattgtatatttttctcaaaaattgtgTATTAACATGTACAATGAATGAGCTTATTTATATATCTCTTTTTCACTTATAACTACCATTATGTAAAAGACTGTTTTAcccttttattatttctaaatgGCATAGCCTTTCTATATTATAACACTCCCCTTCAAGATAGAAGGTGCAAAGATATTCAAAACCCCTAGCTTGGATAACAAGTGTTCATGTTGAAGTCTAGATAACCCTTTTGTCAATACATCAGCTGGTTGTTCCTTGTTAGAAATATATTCAACTTTAATCAGCCCCTTTTGTAGTTTTTCTCTTATGAAATGACAATCAATTTCAATGTGCTTGGTCCTTTCATGATAAACTGGATTAGCAGCTATCTGAATAGCAGCCTTACTATCACTATATATATGAACTGGTATTTGAATCTTAGTGCCTACTTCTTTCAACAATCCCAGCAGCCACACCAATTTTGAGACAGTTGAAGCCAGACTtctatactcagcttcagctgAGCTTCTTGACACTGTTGTTTGCTTCTTTGCCTTCCATAATATTAAGGATTGTCCAATCTTAATCATATACCCTGTCACAGACTTCCTAGTGAGTGGACAGACGcccaatctgcatcacaaaaTGCAGTAACTTGTCCATCTGATTCACTTGCTAATAACAATCCTTGACCAGGTTGTTTCTTCAAATATCTGATCACCCTTAATGCAGCATCAAAATGAGACCCTTTTGGTTGCTGTAAAAATTGACTTAATGTCTGTGTACTAAAAGATATATCTGGTCTTGTCATATTCAAATACAACAACTTG encodes the following:
- the LOC101244562 gene encoding kunitz trypsin inhibitor 5-like; translated protein: MIKIGQSLILWKAKKQTTVSRSSAEAEYRSLASTVSKLVWLLGLLKEVGTKIQIPVHIYSDSKAAIQIAANPVYHERTKHIEIDCHFIREKLQKGLIKVEYISNKEQPADTISPLIKTTLIMKILLLSCFLYFTLFQTIKSEPVLDTNNEQVRPGYTYYILPAASAGSGGGLTLAKGENGSCPLDVFQARNSQSLGIPLKFLMVNSSAGLVIDENEDINIKFAAQRYVSICNVSTVWKIEDGIVTTGGIKGGSENGTSTSLFTIQKYEDAYALQYCPRATGCSFICPRLLCGYIGILTAENGSRHLAVNRPVFKIVFRKA